The Lentimicrobiaceae bacterium genome has a window encoding:
- a CDS encoding TonB family protein, whose amino-acid sequence MINMENNRDKKNKIIALSSSVGVHVLIVLILLFSAFKTPLPLPGEEGVEVNLGTSDQGFGLVQPAHLQAQSAQEAYQQSSGSDNEYVTTDEETVAIEQPKPKDKDKAQPETPKKEVTKAVEPEPQPVVNPNALYKGKQSTQGSSEGGSQGIAGGVGDQGSIYGTPGSDNYVGTGGRGSGSGISYELGGRGATSLPKPVYNSREQGKIVVAIKVNKNGVVTHAAAGARGTTISEITLRRNAEEAAKRTKFAPDPNAPEEQRGTITYVFVKTN is encoded by the coding sequence ATGATAAATATGGAAAATAACCGCGACAAAAAGAATAAGATAATAGCCTTATCGAGTTCGGTAGGGGTACACGTTCTTATTGTTTTAATTCTGTTATTTTCGGCTTTTAAAACTCCATTGCCTTTGCCTGGCGAAGAAGGTGTTGAGGTTAATTTAGGAACATCAGACCAAGGTTTTGGTTTGGTTCAGCCTGCACATTTGCAAGCGCAGTCGGCACAGGAAGCTTACCAACAAAGCTCCGGCAGTGATAATGAATACGTTACCACCGATGAAGAAACTGTTGCCATTGAACAACCTAAGCCTAAGGATAAAGATAAGGCACAACCCGAAACACCTAAAAAAGAAGTTACAAAAGCTGTTGAGCCTGAGCCGCAACCTGTTGTTAATCCTAATGCTTTGTACAAAGGAAAGCAAAGCACTCAAGGCAGTAGCGAAGGTGGCAGTCAGGGTATTGCAGGCGGCGTGGGCGACCAAGGCAGCATATACGGCACTCCCGGAAGTGATAATTATGTAGGAACAGGAGGTAGAGGTAGCGGCAGCGGAATTTCGTACGAATTGGGCGGGCGAGGAGCTACATCGCTTCCAAAACCGGTTTACAATTCGAGAGAACAAGGCAAAATTGTTGTTGCAATAAAAGTCAACAAAAACGGAGTTGTTACACACGCAGCCGCCGGAGCAAGAGGTACAACCATTTCGGAAATTACATTACGCAGAAATGCCGAGGAGGCAGCAAAACGAACAAAATTTGCTCCCGACCCTAACGCACCCGAAGAACAAAGAGGTACAATTACTTATGTGTTTGTCAAAACCAATTAA
- a CDS encoding T9SS type A sorting domain-containing protein, whose protein sequence is MKSTNILKTKISRLTNVMLLLVCSLYGLSVAAQNNFEFKKPTKKSANTELKKFVEKKSHAANKINSYTNWWEPDTIYTYEDPNMMHRELRSYNQNAYMLTEVYQEWRNNEWTDLNKNINTYDANNNLITELWQDWMNNNWVNTEKYTFTYDANNNMLTRLCQGWNIDAWVDFAKTTYTYDANNNMLTELIQFWEGAWVNYEKITNTYDANNNVLSILFQLWENNTWINDYIITATYDANNNLITAISQEWGYNAWENVEKIDATYDVNNNMLTLLYQEWAYNAWVNYEKHIYTYDANNNRTRELVQAWEGAWVNDFNYTYTYDENNNCTLAESSYWMGDNWQQTNGDLSLFYNNMKSEIYFFCYKITATYKHFLLLENERKELSNISIYPNPANNSFVVDVEGETTVKLHNMLGKEVLSQNANGKTVINIGHLPNGVYNVQVFSGDKIIGYSKVVKQ, encoded by the coding sequence ATGAAAAGCACTAACATTTTAAAAACAAAAATTTCGAGATTAACCAATGTAATGTTACTCTTAGTATGCTCCCTATACGGTTTGAGCGTTGCTGCACAAAACAATTTTGAATTTAAAAAACCAACAAAGAAAAGTGCAAATACTGAATTGAAAAAATTTGTTGAGAAAAAATCCCACGCGGCAAATAAAATCAATTCATATACCAATTGGTGGGAACCGGATACAATATATACTTACGAAGATCCAAACATGATGCACAGAGAACTTCGTAGTTACAATCAAAATGCTTATATGCTGACGGAAGTGTACCAAGAATGGCGAAACAATGAATGGACAGACCTTAACAAAAACATTAATACTTACGATGCGAATAATAACTTGATAACAGAATTATGGCAAGATTGGATGAATAATAATTGGGTAAATACTGAAAAATATACATTTACCTACGATGCCAACAACAACATGCTGACAAGATTATGTCAAGGATGGAATATTGATGCTTGGGTTGACTTTGCTAAAACTACTTATACTTACGATGCCAACAATAATATGCTAACTGAATTGATTCAATTTTGGGAAGGTGCTTGGGTAAATTATGAAAAAATTACTAATACTTACGACGCAAACAATAATGTACTATCGATATTGTTTCAATTATGGGAAAATAATACTTGGATAAATGATTATATTATTACCGCTACTTACGATGCCAACAATAACTTGATAACGGCAATAAGTCAAGAATGGGGATACAATGCTTGGGAGAATGTTGAAAAAATTGATGCTACTTACGATGTAAATAACAATATGCTAACGTTATTGTACCAAGAATGGGCATATAATGCTTGGGTAAATTATGAGAAACACATTTACACTTACGATGCAAACAATAACAGGACGAGGGAATTAGTTCAAGCGTGGGAAGGTGCTTGGGTAAATGATTTTAATTACACTTATACTTACGACGAAAATAATAATTGTACATTAGCTGAAAGTAGTTACTGGATGGGTGATAATTGGCAACAAACTAATGGAGACCTGAGTTTGTTTTATAATAATATGAAAAGTGAGATATATTTCTTCTGTTACAAGATTACAGCCACTTATAAGCATTTTCTACTACTTGAAAATGAGCGTAAAGAACTGTCAAATATTTCAATTTATCCTAACCCAGCCAATAATAGTTTTGTTGTGGACGTAGAAGGTGAAACTACTGTGAAGCTGCACAATATGCTTGGAAAAGAAGTTTTATCTCAGAATGCGAACGGTAAAACTGTGATAAATATAGGTCATTTGCCAAATGGAGTTTATAATGTTCAAGTATTTTCAGGTGATAAAATTATAGGGTATAGTAAGGTTGTGAAACAATAA
- a CDS encoding T9SS type A sorting domain-containing protein, which translates to MKNTKTLKTKITRIASVVLFLVCSLYGLNTAAQSNFEFKKPVIPNANTEQPKFFEKNSPAVNKHKSNIDWWEPDTMYVYRRTNQFGIPLSLARVSRSYNQYGYLLMELCQSLHNNEWVNDSKHTYTYDANNNLLTYLYQYWSYETSAWLYYFKTNYTYDANNNMLTKLHQFWLNNDWVNNSKYTYTYYADNNMQTELYQGWESNAWENDSKYTFTYDENNNNLMKLTQVWQSGAWANYKKDTCTYDANNNLLMELAQTWQNAWVDDKKTTYTYDANNNMLTYLYQYRNNNALVNYRKYVYTYDASNNMLTSLYQTWYWEDNDWVNENLCSYTYDANKNLLTSLFQEWDWGSKAWVNHGKVTYTYDASNNMLVKLYQMWQDTWVNFHRYIYTYDANNNCTVSEMTEWVNESWQLFDGNLILYYNNMKSSIEQPNSSRVTASYKHFKKLENERKELRNISIYPNPTNKSFVVDVEGETTVKLYNMLGKEVLSENANGKTVINISHLPNGVYNVQVFAGNKIVGYSKVVKQ; encoded by the coding sequence ATGAAGAATACAAAAACTTTGAAAACAAAAATCACGAGAATAGCTAGTGTCGTGTTATTCTTAGTTTGTTCGTTGTACGGTTTGAATACTGCTGCACAAAGTAATTTTGAATTTAAAAAGCCAGTTATACCAAACGCAAATACTGAACAGCCAAAATTTTTCGAGAAAAACTCCCCTGCAGTAAACAAACACAAATCCAATATTGATTGGTGGGAACCGGATACAATGTACGTGTACAGACGTACAAACCAATTTGGAATACCATTATCGTTGGCTAGAGTATCTCGTAGTTATAACCAATATGGCTACCTGTTGATGGAATTGTGTCAATCATTACATAATAATGAGTGGGTAAATGATAGCAAACACACCTACACATACGATGCGAACAATAACTTGCTAACGTATTTGTATCAATACTGGAGCTATGAGACCAGTGCATGGTTATATTATTTTAAAACCAATTATACCTACGATGCGAACAATAACATGCTAACTAAATTGCATCAATTTTGGTTAAATAATGATTGGGTAAATAATTCAAAATATACTTATACTTACTATGCAGACAATAACATGCAAACGGAATTGTATCAAGGTTGGGAAAGTAATGCTTGGGAAAACGATAGTAAATATACTTTTACTTACGATGAAAACAATAACAATTTAATGAAATTAACTCAAGTATGGCAGAGTGGTGCTTGGGCAAATTATAAAAAAGATACTTGCACTTACGATGCGAACAATAATTTGTTAATGGAATTGGCTCAAACCTGGCAAAATGCTTGGGTAGATGATAAAAAAACCACTTATACTTACGATGCAAATAATAACATGCTAACGTATTTGTATCAATATAGGAATAATAATGCTTTGGTAAATTATCGGAAATATGTTTATACTTACGATGCAAGCAACAACATGCTAACTTCATTGTATCAAACATGGTATTGGGAAGACAATGATTGGGTAAATGAAAACTTATGTTCATATACTTACGATGCGAACAAAAATTTGCTAACGAGTTTGTTTCAAGAATGGGATTGGGGAAGTAAAGCATGGGTAAATCATGGTAAAGTTACCTACACCTACGATGCAAGCAATAACATGCTAGTGAAATTATATCAAATGTGGCAAGATACTTGGGTAAATTTTCACAGATATATTTATACTTACGATGCTAACAATAATTGTACAGTATCCGAAATGACCGAATGGGTAAATGAAAGTTGGCAATTATTCGATGGCAATTTGATATTATACTATAATAACATGAAAAGTAGTATAGAACAGCCAAATAGTTCTAGGGTTACAGCATCTTATAAGCATTTTAAAAAACTTGAAAATGAGCGTAAAGAGTTGCGAAATATTTCAATTTATCCCAACCCTACTAATAAGAGTTTTGTTGTGGACGTAGAAGGAGAAACGACTGTAAAGCTATACAACATGCTTGGAAAAGAAGTTCTATCTGAAAATGCAAACGGCAAAACAGTAATAAATATAAGCCATTTGCCAAATGGAGTTTATAATGTTCAGGTATTTGCAGGGAATAAAATTGTAGGATATAGTAAAGTTGTGAAACAATAA